CGTAGATCGCAACGTTTAGCAAGCGTATCAGTCAGTGTTACTCGCCCTGTGCGGTGCATAACCGCAGCAGCAGCAGCGCCTAAGTAGCCAGATACCCAGACTTCATCCCCCAGCTTAGCGCCACTGCGTAATAAGGCCTGCCCGCGTGGCACCTTACCCGCAATTTGAATGGCGATGGTTAGTGGCCCACAAGTTGTATCACCACCAATTAAGGAGAGATCATATTCATCTGCCATTGCCAGCAAGCCACGGCTAAATGCAGCCAACCATGCTGTATCCATAGCGGGCATGGCAATTGATAACGTAAACCAACTGGGCTCTGCCCCCATCGCAGCTAGATCAGACAAATTAACCGCTAGTGCTTTGCGCCCTAGCCGCTCAGGATCTGCATCTTGAAAAAAATGCCGCCCAGCCACCAGCATATCGGCCGAAATGGCCAGTTGATCGCCAGCGGCTACAGAAACCAGTGCCGCGTCGTCCCCTACCCCCAGATCGGCATTTTTAGCGGGGCGTTTAAAATAATGAGCAATGAGATCGAATTCGTTCAAGGCGTTTCAAATCCACTTTGGAAGCGATGTTTGAGTATTCACACCCACCAACAACGCGCATAAATAAAAAAGACGGGCTAAGCCCGCCTTTCGATCACTCAACACATATAACAGCGGATTAAGCGCGGCGCTTGGCGCGATTAGCCACAACTTCATCAGCACGAACAGACTCAGCCAGCTTATCTAACACGCCATTTACAAACTTATGGCCATCTAAGCCACCAAAAGTTTTAGCCAGCTCGATTGCTTCATTGATAATCACAGGATAAGGCGTTTCTGGCATGCATACAATTTCAAATGCAGCCACATACAATACCGCCGCCTCTACCACGCTGACTTCATCCATTGGGCGATCAAGGTGGGGTGACAGCGCAATTTGTAACGTTTTAATGTCTTTAATCACGCCAAATAAAATAGCCCGGAATAGGTTTTTATCTACACGTTTATAAAGCGCACTTTTCTCGCTTTGGCTTGACGCTTCGCTTTCCCATGTTACATCGCTTTTAGACAAAAATTCTTCAATATTGCCTGGGGTATCGGCAGCTAATAGCCATTGATACACACCTTGTACGGCAAATTCACGGGAGAGGCGACGGGATGATTTTGGTTTTACTACATCAGAGGTCATGCTTGTAATGCCTTTAATAAATTCGCTGTTTCTACGGCGACACGTGCAGCGTCAGTGCCTTTTTCGAGCACACGCACTTCGGCTTGTTCGTCGTTTTCAGTGGTTAAAATGGCATTTGCCACAACAATGCCGTAATCAAGTCCGATACGGCTTACACCAGCGCCAGATTCATTGGCAACTAGCTCAAAATGATAAGTTTCTCCACGGATCACTGCGCCCAAAGCAATCAATGCATCAAAACGATCCGATTCAGCCATCGCAGCCAAAACCAAAGGGATTTCTAAAGCGCCAGGCACCGTAGTAATGAGCATATCTTGCTCTGCCACACCTAGGGCTTTAAGTTCGGCCACGCAAGCATCGCGTAAACCTTCGCAAACTGGCGTATTAAATCGGCTCATCACAATACCAATACGTAAGCCATTGCCAGTCAAATTAGGCGCAATAAAAGGTATGTTTGCAGCGATGCTCATTATTTTTTTCCTTGAGGCAATTCAAATCCA
This genomic interval from Iodobacter fluviatilis contains the following:
- the thiL gene encoding thiamine-phosphate kinase, which encodes MNEFDLIAHYFKRPAKNADLGVGDDAALVSVAAGDQLAISADMLVAGRHFFQDADPERLGRKALAVNLSDLAAMGAEPSWFTLSIAMPAMDTAWLAAFSRGLLAMADEYDLSLIGGDTTCGPLTIAIQIAGKVPRGQALLRSGAKLGDEVWVSGYLGAAAAAVMHRTGRVTLTDTLAKRCDLRLDLPTPRLALGLRLRGLASAALDISDGLLADLRHICEQSACGAEVWLDAVPFAPDLLSLPQDLRQEAFLAGGDDYELCFTAAADQHAAIVALAAELDLPLTQVGKIGKGSDVTLLNAAKQPVPVTFHGFDHFA
- the nusB gene encoding transcription antitermination factor NusB produces the protein MTSDVVKPKSSRRLSREFAVQGVYQWLLAADTPGNIEEFLSKSDVTWESEASSQSEKSALYKRVDKNLFRAILFGVIKDIKTLQIALSPHLDRPMDEVSVVEAAVLYVAAFEIVCMPETPYPVIINEAIELAKTFGGLDGHKFVNGVLDKLAESVRADEVVANRAKRRA
- the ribH gene encoding 6,7-dimethyl-8-ribityllumazine synthase, giving the protein MSIAANIPFIAPNLTGNGLRIGIVMSRFNTPVCEGLRDACVAELKALGVAEQDMLITTVPGALEIPLVLAAMAESDRFDALIALGAVIRGETYHFELVANESGAGVSRIGLDYGIVVANAILTTENDEQAEVRVLEKGTDAARVAVETANLLKALQA